From a single Candidatus Schekmanbacteria bacterium genomic region:
- the eno gene encoding phosphopyruvate hydratase — translation MTVIVGVRGREILDSRGNPTVEVEVQLSCGAIGRAAVPSGASTGIYEAVELRDGDAKRYGGKGVLKAVKNVNTLIADKISGMDAIEQAEVDKALIKLDGTENKKRLGANATLGVSLAVAAAAADSMFMPLYRYLGGVQGRTLPVPMMNILNGGVHADNNVDLQEFMIMPAGAKSFAEALRMGAETFHSLKSVLKKKGYSTAVGDEGGFAPNLKSNDEAVEVILEAIGKAGYKAGKDIYIALDPASSSFYDEKAKRYVFKKSDGSKKTSDDMVKFYSNWVRQYPIISIEDGLAEDDWSGWAALTKELGSKIQLVGDDLFVTNTKRLEKGIKSGVANSILIKLNQIGTLTETLDAVFMARSAGYTAVVSHRSGETEDTTISDLVVAANTGQIKTGSACRTDRVAKYNQLLRIEEDLGANALFAGKALINCK, via the coding sequence ATGACTGTTATCGTTGGTGTAAGAGGAAGAGAGATACTTGATTCAAGGGGAAATCCGACTGTGGAGGTTGAAGTTCAGCTTTCCTGCGGGGCCATAGGAAGAGCCGCAGTCCCGTCAGGCGCTTCTACAGGAATATATGAGGCCGTGGAGCTTCGCGATGGAGATGCAAAACGTTATGGGGGAAAAGGAGTGCTGAAGGCGGTTAAGAACGTGAACACCCTTATAGCAGATAAAATTTCCGGAATGGATGCAATTGAACAGGCTGAAGTTGACAAAGCTCTTATAAAATTAGACGGCACTGAAAATAAGAAGAGACTTGGAGCGAATGCAACACTTGGTGTTTCTCTTGCAGTTGCAGCCGCAGCGGCAGACTCAATGTTCATGCCATTATACAGATACCTCGGAGGTGTGCAGGGTAGGACTCTTCCTGTCCCTATGATGAATATATTGAACGGCGGTGTCCACGCAGACAACAATGTTGACCTTCAGGAGTTTATGATAATGCCTGCCGGTGCAAAGTCTTTTGCAGAGGCATTGAGGATGGGAGCAGAGACATTTCACTCCCTTAAATCAGTACTCAAGAAAAAGGGATACTCAACAGCGGTTGGAGATGAAGGGGGATTTGCACCCAATCTTAAATCCAATGATGAGGCTGTCGAGGTGATCCTTGAAGCAATCGGCAAAGCAGGCTACAAGGCAGGAAAAGATATTTACATTGCCCTCGACCCTGCTTCAAGCTCGTTCTATGATGAGAAGGCAAAACGGTATGTTTTTAAGAAGTCTGACGGCTCAAAAAAAACCTCTGACGACATGGTGAAGTTCTACAGCAATTGGGTGAGACAATATCCCATAATCTCAATTGAAGACGGTCTTGCAGAGGATGACTGGAGCGGCTGGGCGGCTCTTACAAAAGAGCTAGGCAGCAAGATCCAGCTTGTAGGCGATGACCTTTTTGTGACGAACACAAAGAGGCTTGAGAAAGGAATAAAATCAGGTGTGGCAAATTCCATCCTTATAAAACTCAACCAGATTGGAACGCTCACTGAGACACTTGATGCGGTTTTCATGGCAAGGAGCGCAGGCTATACGGCTGTTGTCTCGCACAGGTCCGGTGAGACTGAAGACACTACTATCTCAGATCTTGTCGTAGCTGCGAATACAGGACAGATAAAGACAGGCTCAGCATGCAGGACCGACAGGGTGGCGAAATACAACCAGCTTCTGCGCATAGAAGAAGATCTCGGCGCCAATGCACTGTTTGCCGGCAAAGCGCTGATAAACTGCAAGTGA
- a CDS encoding glycogen debranching enzyme N-terminal domain-containing protein, with protein sequence MISFGKDVVSNLKIALRKEWLLTNGLGGYASSTVIGCNTRRHHGLLVVPAGTSDDPGRKAVLLSKFEEVLQVGNNAYKISTNKYPKTVHPQGYLLIQEFTLSPFPRMVFMMEDIILEKEVFMPQGINAVVITYRIFPADRDVNFIISPLVAFREAGMLIEPHSDDYDLKMKNGKGFTMFHPEPELPPLYLYYPDDITFVTGGCWYHNFEYDTDKNTEKEFAEDLFDAGYFMAVLKSKTEFSLIASSEELPAGFDAGEERMRELKRLNSIREKCGSQTDWNEFMLMKAAESFISQERTPVEGFSGRSSIVSGYHWGSESKRDAMMAMTGLLISTGKKEECEKEFVRAVPLLRESIVSENPTGSNNDLVADAVEACLWMINSSYHYSSEFSGCAFIKDNLFGIFKEIISFLTGAGISSGIKMDTDGLLVSHRRKTDVPYHSLCSGVEGSAPKYGKEIEVQSLWYNALRIMEKYSKEYGVDGGSYSALADRVSQSIVSQFWYANGSYLCDFVSDWGQDTSFTSNQIFAVALPFTALPMDKAERVVEVVHRHLLFAFGLRCCGEINRYIYAGDHDHPSESLFAEKVMLRPWTLAAFIDAYLYVKGYSRVALVKANMILEPLLLHLNDAGLGYISECFDADKPNSPEGCIAHALSLAEVLRIKKKIDKLLMSSSTI encoded by the coding sequence ATGATATCCTTCGGTAAGGATGTTGTAAGCAACCTGAAGATTGCCCTGAGAAAAGAGTGGCTTCTAACCAACGGGCTTGGCGGGTATGCATCATCTACGGTAATTGGCTGCAATACAAGACGCCATCATGGTTTGCTTGTGGTCCCTGCCGGCACTTCAGACGACCCCGGACGGAAGGCAGTCCTTCTATCCAAGTTCGAGGAAGTTCTTCAGGTCGGCAACAATGCCTACAAGATTTCCACAAACAAGTATCCAAAGACTGTCCATCCGCAGGGATATCTCCTCATACAGGAGTTCACCCTCTCGCCATTTCCGAGGATGGTCTTCATGATGGAAGATATAATCCTTGAAAAAGAAGTTTTCATGCCGCAGGGGATAAATGCAGTGGTAATAACATACAGGATATTCCCGGCCGACCGTGATGTTAACTTTATAATCTCCCCCCTTGTTGCATTCAGGGAAGCAGGCATGCTTATTGAGCCGCACTCTGATGATTATGACCTCAAGATGAAAAATGGAAAAGGCTTTACTATGTTCCATCCTGAGCCTGAGCTTCCGCCCCTTTATCTCTATTATCCTGATGATATAACTTTTGTGACCGGCGGATGCTGGTACCATAACTTCGAGTATGACACCGACAAAAACACTGAGAAAGAATTTGCTGAAGATCTTTTTGATGCAGGTTATTTTATGGCGGTGCTCAAATCAAAGACAGAGTTTTCCCTCATTGCCTCGTCCGAAGAGTTGCCTGCCGGCTTTGATGCTGGTGAGGAAAGAATGAGGGAGCTTAAGAGATTAAATTCCATAAGAGAGAAATGCGGGTCTCAAACTGACTGGAATGAGTTCATGCTCATGAAAGCGGCTGAATCATTTATATCTCAGGAAAGAACGCCTGTTGAAGGGTTTTCTGGAAGAAGTTCTATTGTTTCAGGTTACCACTGGGGAAGCGAATCAAAAAGGGATGCCATGATGGCTATGACAGGGCTTCTCATATCTACCGGGAAAAAAGAGGAATGTGAGAAGGAATTTGTAAGGGCTGTGCCATTGCTCAGGGAGAGCATCGTTTCAGAGAATCCAACCGGTAGTAATAATGATTTAGTCGCCGATGCTGTTGAAGCATGTCTCTGGATGATAAATTCATCATATCATTATTCCTCAGAGTTCAGCGGCTGTGCATTTATCAAGGATAATCTTTTTGGCATATTCAAAGAAATCATTTCATTCCTTACCGGCGCAGGTATTTCGTCAGGCATAAAAATGGATACCGACGGACTTCTGGTTTCACACAGAAGAAAAACTGATGTCCCATATCACAGTTTATGTTCCGGAGTTGAAGGTTCGGCCCCGAAGTACGGCAAAGAGATAGAGGTTCAGTCGTTGTGGTACAACGCACTTCGAATAATGGAAAAATATTCGAAAGAGTATGGAGTGGATGGCGGGTCATATTCAGCGCTTGCAGACAGGGTGTCTCAAAGCATTGTATCTCAGTTCTGGTATGCGAATGGAAGCTATCTCTGCGATTTTGTCTCAGATTGGGGGCAGGACACATCTTTTACGTCCAATCAGATTTTTGCTGTTGCCCTTCCTTTCACTGCTCTTCCCATGGACAAAGCGGAAAGAGTTGTTGAAGTTGTTCACAGGCATCTGCTTTTCGCTTTTGGTCTTCGTTGCTGCGGAGAGATTAACAGATATATCTATGCAGGCGACCATGATCACCCATCGGAATCTCTGTTTGCAGAAAAGGTTATGCTTCGCCCATGGACTCTTGCCGCATTTATTGACGCCTATCTTTATGTTAAGGGTTATTCCAGGGTGGCTCTTGTAAAGGCGAATATGATTCTGGAACCTCTGCTTTTACACTTGAATGATGCAGGGCTCGGCTACATTTCGGAGTGCTTTGATGCGGACAAACCTAACTCTCCTGAGGGATGTATTGCCCATGCTTTATCTCTGGCAGAGGTATTGAGAATAAAAAAGAAAATAGATAAATTATTAATGAGCAGCAGTACAATATAA
- a CDS encoding zinc ribbon domain-containing protein, whose amino-acid sequence MPIYEYKCKKCGHVTSFIEKVDEFKFFGRKCSKCGSRKTRKVMSGFATARRVDMPSMINELKKYGPVNFVPGPPPAQGPPSGGCPFEKQEAKDEKKP is encoded by the coding sequence ATGCCTATTTACGAATATAAGTGTAAAAAATGCGGTCATGTCACCTCTTTTATAGAAAAGGTGGATGAGTTTAAATTTTTCGGCAGGAAATGCAGTAAATGCGGAAGCCGGAAAACCAGGAAAGTAATGTCCGGCTTTGCCACGGCAAGGCGGGTTGATATGCCTTCAATGATAAATGAGTTAAAAAAATATGGTCCTGTTAACTTTGTCCCGGGACCGCCTCCAGCACAAGGTCCTCCGTCTGGCGGCTGTCCATTTGAAAAACAAGAGGCAAAGGATGAAAAAAAGCCATAG
- the ppc gene encoding phosphoenolpyruvate carboxylase has translation MKKSHRKSVVGRMQKGKPQLSRQLKDKPLSHDVRYLGNLLGEVLFEQAGKEVFDIEEKVRLLSKELRNRYNQDSDKKIRQIIGKIDNGKLVSVIRAFSHYFQLVNMAEQYHRIRRRKAYKQVKEPVFQQGSIEELGLWLKEKGVTSRELDSCLQKIAVELVTTAHPTEAVRRTSLAKLKHIAELLEKKDRMFLSSVEGESLQEEFKREITLLWQTDEVRRDKPTVMDEIRNGLYYYDEIFYNSLPQLHREFEQVVAKNIGSGMFKSPELITFGTWIGGDRDGNPLVTNDVTITAARYQKDLILNRYRSDCRNLLESLSVSTRIVPADDCLMASISGDEKNMPALALSLSGRNSNEPYRKKLSFMIEKLNNTIQKNYASPPKGPVEKIELKKIYSEEAEFISDLECLKKSLEENNGEIISRGELGTLIRKARLFGFYLARFDIREYSKKITSAAGEVCEAAGICKASDYAQMKDEERTNLLSLAMESAENVRTKTGKLSEETLKITGAFETIKKLLNEISPKSVQSFIISNTSGASHVMEVLLLCRKSLIDIVPLFESIETLRNAPQVMKILWENPVYSSHLEKRGMLQEVMLGYSDSNKDGGYFTSTWELYKAQKELSCLAERHSVELKLFHGRGGTVGRGGGPTNAAILALPDGCMNGKIKLTEQGEVISSKYLLKDIAMRNLELVLSAVVMKTMSLLDDAKRDDAKRSNVCETDSREEVMEEISLYSFKNYRELVYDDEGFIDYFYEASPIEEIGLLNIGSRPAKRKSSRRIEDLRAIPWVFSWTQNRHILPGWFAVGSALKKFIGNSNVRKKTIRDIYLNWPFFRVMIDNLEMTLLKTDMRIARNYTELVNDRKIANRIFKRIEDEYKLTTAMTLFITGHNKLLENNQILRRSIELRNPYIDPLSYIQVKLLKELRNRRLSSSERQRLTFMVLLTINGIAAGMRNTG, from the coding sequence ATGAAAAAAAGCCATAGAAAAAGTGTTGTTGGCAGGATGCAGAAAGGCAAGCCCCAGTTATCCCGGCAGTTAAAAGACAAACCATTAAGCCATGATGTCAGATACCTTGGCAATCTCCTTGGCGAAGTGCTTTTCGAACAGGCAGGCAAGGAAGTTTTCGATATAGAGGAGAAAGTACGCCTGTTGAGCAAAGAACTCCGTAACCGCTACAATCAGGACTCGGACAAAAAAATCAGGCAGATTATCGGTAAAATTGACAATGGGAAACTTGTCAGCGTTATTCGCGCTTTTTCCCATTATTTCCAGCTTGTGAATATGGCTGAGCAGTACCACAGGATAAGAAGACGCAAGGCTTACAAGCAGGTCAAGGAACCGGTATTCCAGCAAGGCTCTATTGAAGAGCTTGGTCTCTGGCTTAAAGAAAAAGGAGTTACATCCCGCGAACTGGATTCCTGTCTTCAAAAAATCGCTGTTGAGCTTGTAACAACAGCCCACCCCACAGAAGCCGTGCGAAGAACATCTCTCGCAAAGCTTAAACATATTGCAGAGCTTCTTGAAAAAAAAGACAGGATGTTTCTAAGTTCGGTTGAAGGTGAATCCCTGCAGGAAGAGTTTAAAAGAGAGATCACTCTCCTCTGGCAGACTGATGAAGTACGGCGGGATAAACCTACAGTGATGGATGAGATAAGAAACGGACTCTATTATTATGACGAGATATTCTACAACTCCCTTCCGCAGCTGCACAGGGAGTTTGAGCAGGTTGTGGCTAAGAATATAGGGAGTGGAATGTTCAAGTCGCCTGAGCTGATAACCTTCGGCACATGGATTGGAGGAGACCGCGACGGCAACCCGCTCGTGACCAACGATGTCACCATCACAGCCGCGCGTTATCAGAAAGACCTGATCCTTAACCGCTACAGATCTGACTGCAGGAATCTTCTTGAATCATTGAGCGTTTCAACGAGAATTGTGCCGGCAGATGACTGCCTGATGGCATCAATATCCGGGGATGAAAAGAACATGCCTGCTCTGGCCCTTTCGCTTTCAGGGAGGAACAGTAACGAGCCTTACAGGAAAAAGCTTTCTTTTATGATAGAGAAGCTTAACAACACCATCCAGAAGAACTATGCATCACCTCCAAAGGGCCCTGTGGAAAAAATAGAGCTAAAGAAAATCTATAGCGAGGAAGCTGAGTTTATCTCCGATCTCGAATGTCTTAAAAAAAGCCTCGAAGAAAACAATGGAGAGATTATTTCAAGGGGAGAACTTGGGACTCTCATAAGAAAGGCGAGGCTTTTCGGATTTTATCTTGCAAGGTTTGATATCCGCGAATATTCAAAAAAAATAACTTCTGCCGCAGGTGAAGTATGCGAAGCCGCCGGGATTTGCAAGGCTTCCGATTATGCTCAGATGAAAGATGAGGAACGGACAAATTTATTATCTCTGGCTATGGAATCTGCGGAGAATGTGCGGACAAAGACAGGTAAGCTTTCTGAAGAAACATTAAAAATTACAGGTGCCTTCGAAACTATTAAAAAGCTTTTGAATGAGATATCTCCTAAATCCGTTCAAAGCTTCATCATAAGCAATACAAGCGGTGCAAGCCATGTGATGGAAGTGCTTTTATTATGCAGGAAAAGCCTGATAGACATTGTTCCTCTTTTTGAATCCATTGAAACATTAAGAAATGCCCCTCAAGTAATGAAAATATTGTGGGAAAATCCTGTTTACTCCAGCCACCTTGAAAAGCGCGGTATGCTTCAGGAAGTAATGCTCGGTTATTCTGACAGCAACAAGGACGGCGGCTATTTTACATCCACATGGGAGCTTTATAAGGCGCAAAAAGAACTTTCATGTCTTGCAGAAAGACATTCAGTAGAGCTCAAATTGTTCCACGGAAGAGGCGGTACAGTAGGAAGAGGAGGAGGACCTACCAATGCTGCCATACTTGCATTGCCTGATGGATGCATGAACGGAAAGATAAAACTCACCGAACAGGGAGAGGTGATTTCATCCAAATATCTGCTTAAAGATATTGCCATGAGAAATCTTGAACTCGTACTCAGCGCTGTGGTCATGAAAACCATGAGTCTATTGGATGACGCAAAAAGGGATGACGCAAAAAGAAGCAATGTATGCGAAACTGACAGCCGGGAAGAGGTGATGGAAGAAATTTCCCTGTATTCGTTTAAAAATTACAGGGAACTTGTTTATGATGACGAGGGGTTCATAGATTATTTTTACGAGGCTTCTCCCATTGAAGAGATTGGTCTTTTGAACATTGGCTCAAGGCCTGCGAAAAGGAAAAGTTCGAGAAGAATAGAGGATCTTCGTGCCATACCATGGGTTTTCAGCTGGACACAGAACAGGCATATACTGCCGGGATGGTTTGCAGTGGGCTCCGCTCTTAAAAAATTTATCGGGAATTCGAATGTGAGGAAAAAAACTATCAGGGATATCTATTTGAACTGGCCCTTCTTCAGGGTCATGATTGATAATCTTGAAATGACGCTTCTTAAAACTGATATGCGGATAGCAAGGAATTATACTGAGCTTGTAAATGACAGGAAAATAGCAAATAGGATTTTTAAACGCATAGAAGATGAGTATAAACTCACAACTGCTATGACACTTTTTATTACGGGACACAATAAACTTCTTGAAAATAACCAGATACTGAGGCGTTCAATAGAACTGAGAAATCCTTATATCGATCCTTTAAGTTACATTCAGGTCAAACTTTTAAAGGAGCTGAGAAATCGCAGGCTTTCATCCTCAGAAAGGCAGAGACTTACATTTATGGTCCTTCTGACGATAAACGGAATCGCAGCAGGAATGAGAAATACCGGATAG
- a CDS encoding lytic transglycosylase domain-containing protein, translating into MQSRIKKIIIILFVSLFINLGCFIFTGLSNAVIYKIINSDGSIHFTDDPYNGAASGAVRKAVYKSSSYTPKYTSKVLSNAYSSVIDEVAQKYNHDPKLIKSIIKHESNFDPEAVSNKGAVGLMQLMPDTASRFGVTDTFDPKQNIEGGAAYLDYLMKHFEGDLPLVIAAYNAGEGAVQKYSGIPPYNETQEFVGRVLGTYTGSGDISASGSKTKSTTRASRTRLVKKNDGSIMITNR; encoded by the coding sequence ATGCAGTCCCGTATAAAAAAAATCATTATTATTCTGTTTGTAAGTCTATTTATAAATCTGGGATGTTTTATCTTCACCGGGCTTTCCAATGCTGTTATTTATAAAATAATAAATTCTGACGGCTCCATACACTTTACCGATGATCCCTATAATGGCGCTGCCAGTGGAGCTGTACGGAAAGCAGTTTATAAATCATCTTCATATACACCCAAATATACTTCCAAAGTGCTCAGCAATGCCTATTCCAGCGTTATTGATGAGGTTGCCCAGAAGTACAATCATGATCCAAAGCTGATAAAGAGCATAATCAAGCATGAATCCAATTTTGACCCGGAAGCAGTTTCAAACAAGGGGGCAGTAGGTCTTATGCAGCTTATGCCTGACACTGCTTCGAGGTTTGGAGTGACTGATACATTCGATCCCAAGCAGAATATCGAAGGGGGCGCTGCTTATCTTGATTACCTTATGAAGCACTTCGAAGGGGACCTTCCGTTAGTGATTGCGGCATATAATGCAGGGGAGGGAGCAGTACAGAAGTACAGCGGGATTCCCCCTTACAATGAAACACAGGAATTCGTCGGAAGAGTGCTCGGAACGTATACCGGCTCAGGGGATATATCAGCATCCGGTTCAAAAACAAAAAGCACAACACGGGCTTCAAGGACGCGTTTAGTCAAAAAAAATGATGGTTCGATAATGATTACAAACCGTTAA
- a CDS encoding cobalamin B12-binding domain-containing protein, with translation MRILIAKPGLDGHDRGAKIVARALRDAGYEVIYTGLHQTPDQIVATALQEDVDGIGLSILSGSHDYQFKRIMELLKEKKMDDVVVFGGGIIPDDDISKLKSYGVKEVFTPGASTEDIIKFVQENIGK, from the coding sequence ATGAGGATATTGATAGCTAAACCGGGACTTGACGGGCATGACAGAGGAGCAAAGATAGTAGCCCGCGCCCTTAGAGATGCCGGTTATGAAGTGATTTACACAGGCCTTCACCAGACGCCGGACCAGATAGTGGCAACAGCTCTGCAGGAAGACGTTGATGGAATAGGTCTTAGCATACTTTCCGGATCCCATGATTACCAGTTTAAAAGAATAATGGAGCTTCTTAAGGAAAAGAAGATGGACGATGTCGTAGTTTTTGGAGGCGGCATCATTCCCGATGATGATATATCAAAGCTTAAAAGTTATGGCGTAAAAGAGGTATTTACCCCGGGTGCTTCCACTGAAGATATAATCAAATTTGTCCAGGAGAATATCGGAAAGTGA
- the meaB gene encoding methylmalonyl Co-A mutase-associated GTPase MeaB, whose product MSLAQNALSGELRAIAKILTAIEDEREGWIELIKELHPYSGRAYVLGITGIPGAGKSTLTDKIITHLRRENDSKVAVIAVDPSSPFSGGAILADRIRMHEHFLDEKVFIRSMATRGCLGGLSKKTVDVAGVLDASGFDWVVIETVGVGQDEIDVVKVADTTVVVFAPGTGDEMQAMKAGIMEIGDIFVVNKADNDGAEKLERELNAILDLSSSRRKESNWDVPVVKTIGTTGEGVDKLISTVMEHRKYLESMHNIRLEKNISRNKEEIINIIKDKLLSEVMSHSTNGTLTDLARRVALREIDPYTAAESMIKGVS is encoded by the coding sequence GTGAGCCTTGCTCAGAACGCCCTTAGCGGTGAATTAAGGGCCATAGCAAAAATCCTGACTGCCATTGAAGACGAAAGAGAAGGATGGATTGAACTTATAAAAGAGCTTCATCCTTATTCTGGCAGAGCTTATGTGTTAGGTATTACAGGGATTCCGGGCGCCGGAAAATCCACGCTTACAGATAAGATTATAACGCATCTGCGCAGGGAAAATGATTCGAAAGTTGCCGTAATTGCAGTAGATCCTTCAAGTCCATTTTCAGGAGGAGCTATTCTCGCTGACAGGATACGCATGCATGAACATTTTCTCGATGAAAAGGTCTTTATAAGGAGCATGGCAACCAGAGGGTGTCTTGGAGGGCTCTCAAAAAAGACTGTTGATGTTGCAGGAGTTCTTGATGCGAGTGGTTTTGACTGGGTAGTGATAGAGACAGTTGGTGTGGGGCAGGATGAGATAGATGTTGTGAAAGTCGCGGATACAACGGTGGTGGTCTTTGCTCCCGGCACCGGGGACGAGATGCAGGCTATGAAGGCAGGGATAATGGAGATAGGAGATATCTTCGTTGTGAACAAAGCAGACAATGACGGGGCAGAAAAGCTTGAAAGAGAACTTAATGCAATACTTGATTTAAGCTCATCGAGGAGAAAAGAGTCGAATTGGGATGTACCAGTAGTCAAGACCATAGGGACTACGGGAGAAGGAGTTGACAAACTCATCAGCACTGTTATGGAGCACAGAAAATACCTTGAAAGCATGCATAATATCCGTCTCGAAAAAAATATATCGAGGAACAAGGAAGAGATAATCAATATCATAAAAGACAAATTGCTCAGTGAAGTTATGAGTCATTCTACTAATGGTACGTTAACGGATCTTGCAAGGCGCGTTGCTCTGCGGGAGATAGACCCATATACGGCGGCGGAAAGTATGATAAAGGGAGTTTCTTAA
- a CDS encoding pyridoxamine 5'-phosphate oxidase family protein, translated as MNKNSESKVSKELRDRLNEKDRVAFISAVDTNSIPALTIIPFFIAKDEESLLFAVHRDDSTYKNLVKNKKIVFGVFDSGNFCCRITGRAGVVKAPSDTHPLMNIVRLDVISIEKEPSPFMDVVDGIKIKYVDQKASRFAVAMLGELKKVAAQL; from the coding sequence ATGAATAAAAATAGTGAGAGCAAAGTTTCCAAAGAGTTAAGAGATAGGCTGAATGAAAAGGACAGGGTTGCTTTTATATCTGCAGTTGACACTAACAGCATACCTGCATTAACTATTATTCCCTTTTTTATTGCGAAGGATGAGGAAAGCCTGCTTTTTGCGGTTCACCGTGATGATTCCACATACAAGAACCTTGTGAAGAACAAAAAAATAGTCTTTGGCGTTTTTGATTCAGGAAACTTCTGCTGCAGGATAACCGGAAGGGCAGGAGTAGTAAAAGCCCCGTCCGATACCCATCCATTGATGAACATAGTGAGGCTCGATGTAATAAGCATTGAAAAGGAGCCTTCTCCTTTCATGGATGTTGTTGATGGCATAAAGATTAAGTATGTTGATCAGAAAGCATCGCGGTTCGCTGTGGCAATGCTTGGAGAGCTAAAGAAGGTTGCCGCTCAGTTATGA